Below is a window of Paramagnetospirillum magneticum AMB-1 DNA.
TTATCTCAACCATTTCAACGAGATCGTCATGCTGCTCGACATGATTCCGGATATGCCGGACATGATCGAGGAGTGCAAGATGTGGGCTCCCAAGAGCTACCAGGAGCATTTCGCCGATTCCACCTTCAAGGACAAGCTGCTGGCGGTGGAGGCCTATGACCGCGTCCCCACCAAGTTCCGTCGTCCCTTCGAGGAAACCATCAACCACTTGAACACCCTGATCCTGGGGGGGGTTGCCAAGCTGGAAGAGGAAATCGTCAATGGCGCCGACCCGGCGCTGACCACCGAGCACGTCAAGGCCATCAGCCGCGCCGCCCAGGCCCTGATGGATTGCGCCAACGCCATCATCCACGGCTCGAACCGCGCCATGGCCCAGGTGGAAATCGACGGCTTGCTGGGCGGGACCTAAGCCTTCCTGGCCACCCAGCCGCCGAAGCACAGCGCCCGGAAATAGGGCTCCGGCGGACCGAAGCCGGTTTCGGCCAACAATTCCGCCAGCCGCGCCTCGGTCAGCGGGAAGATGTCGCGATCCACGTGACGGAAGCCCTTCTCCACCTCGGCCTCGGGAATGCCGGCCGCCAGTTGCAGGTGGCGCCACCAGGCGCGCAGCTGCTGCTGCCAGGCATCGTCCCAGGTGCCGAACAGATCGGCCAGAACCAGCGGCGCACCCGGCTTCAGATGGGCGGCGATTTCCTCCAGCAGGGACTTCTTGGCCCCGTCATCGGGAAGAAAATGCATGACCAGCAGCAAGGTGGCGGCGTCGAAGGGCTCGAACTTGGGCAGGTCCCCCACCTTGGAAGGGTAGAGCCGCACCCGGGCGGTGAGGTTGTGCTCCTTCACCTTGGCCTCGGCGTGATCGAGCATGTCCTTGGAGGGGTCCACCCCCACCACGGAAAGATTGGGGCAGCTTTCCGCCAGGGCCACGCATTCCACGCCGGTCCCCGCCCCGATCACCAGGGCGCGGCCGGAGCCGGAGGTGGTCTCGGCGACGATCTGGCACGACAGGACATGCAGGGCGTCATAGCCGGGAATGGCTTCGCGCACCCGCTTGTCATAGGCCGCGGCGCGGGCATCGTCCCAGTGCTTGACGGTATCGCGGCTCATGCGTCCTCACTCCCTTCTTGCGGAAATCCGTCCAGGCGTCTCAGGGCCTCGGCGGTGGCGATGGCGGCGGCCAGCGCCACATTGAGCGACCGGGCCCCCACCTGCATGGGAATGCGGATGCGCGCCTCGGCCCGATCGACCACGTCTGGCGGCACGCCGCAGCTTTCCCGTCCCACCATGATGGTGTCCCCGGGCGCGAAAGGAAAGCGGTCATGACGCACGGCGCCGCCGGTGGTCAGCAGCACCAGCCGGCGCCCCTGGGCGGCCAGGGTGGCGGCGAAGACCTCCCACGAGGTATGGCGGGTGTAACTGGCCTGGTGAATATAATCCATTCCGGCCCGGCGGACTTTACGTTCATCAAGGACAAAGCCGCAGGGTTCGACTATATCCAGCGGCACGCCCAGGCAGGCGGACAGACGCAGCAGCGCCCCGGCGTTCTGCGGGATGTCGGGCTGGTACAGGGCGAGTCGAAGGGGTTCCAAGGGCATCTCGATGACGGATTCTTGTGCAGTGCGGCAGCGCTTGGCAGCACGGCATATTAGACTCCGCGCATGCAGGTCGAGACGGCTGTTGAAACGACTCGGACGATGTGGTTAATAGTCGCGCTTCCGCGGGCCAACAAGAGGATTAATCATGGCTGATCAGGCACACAATGCCCAGCCCTCGTCGGTGGACGGGCAGACACGGCGGGATTTCCTGCTGTACGCCACTGCCGGCGTCGGTGCGATTGGGACTGGCTTGGCACTTTGGCCGTTCGTGCATAGCATGAACCCGGCCG
It encodes the following:
- a CDS encoding class I SAM-dependent methyltransferase translates to MSRDTVKHWDDARAAAYDKRVREAIPGYDALHVLSCQIVAETTSGSGRALVIGAGTGVECVALAESCPNLSVVGVDPSKDMLDHAEAKVKEHNLTARVRLYPSKVGDLPKFEPFDAATLLLVMHFLPDDGAKKSLLEEIAAHLKPGAPLVLADLFGTWDDAWQQQLRAWWRHLQLAAGIPEAEVEKGFRHVDRDIFPLTEARLAELLAETGFGPPEPYFRALCFGGWVARKA
- a CDS encoding tRNA (cytidine(34)-2'-O)-methyltransferase, yielding MEPLRLALYQPDIPQNAGALLRLSACLGVPLDIVEPCGFVLDERKVRRAGMDYIHQASYTRHTSWEVFAATLAAQGRRLVLLTTGGAVRHDRFPFAPGDTIMVGRESCGVPPDVVDRAEARIRIPMQVGARSLNVALAAAIATAEALRRLDGFPQEGSEDA